Part of the Candidatus Poribacteria bacterium genome, ATCACGCGGACGCTGATGCCACGGGGTTCGAGAATGTCTGCGGCGTCCAGCGCTTCCGCAACCTGAAGGCCATTGGCGATGACCGTTGCATCGCTGCCGTCGCGGAGCTGGTTCGCCTTTCCCAACGAGAACTTCGCGTCGTCCGCGTAGACGATCGGCACTTTGGGTCTTCCGACGCGGACGTATGCCGCCCCGGACATCGCGGCGACGGAGTGAAGCAGCGCCTTCGCCGCGACCTGATCGGCGGGGACGCAGACAACGAAGCCCGGCAACGAGCAGGCAAGCGCGACGTCCTCCACGCTCATCTGCGAGGGACCGTCTTCGCCGATGCTGATTCCGCCGTGCGAGGTCACGACCTTGACGTTGAGACCGGGATACGCCACCGACTGTCTCAACTGGTCGAGTCCCTTGCACATCAGGAAGACAGCGAAGCTGCTGATGAAGGGGACCTTGCCCGTCAGAGCTAGTCCGGCTGCTGCTCCGACCA contains:
- a CDS encoding transketolase family protein, yielding MNPRPMGEATRDTYGKVLLELGAASPDVVVLDADLSGSTRTAKFAEKYPDRFFNFGIAEANMVGAAAGLALTGKVPFISSFAVFLMCKGLDQLRQSVAYPGLNVKVVTSHGGISIGEDGPSQMSVEDVALACSLPGFVVCVPADQVAAKALLHSVAAMSGAAYVRVGRPKVPIVYADDAKFSLGKANQLRDGSDATVIANGLQVAEALDAADILEPRGISVRVIDMHTVKPLDIDAVAAAARDTGAIVTAEEHSVIGGLGSMVAQAAAVTRPVPIEFVGIQDTYAESGTPRELLERYGLVAADIVRAVEKVIARKA